In the genome of Magnolia sinica isolate HGM2019 chromosome 2, MsV1, whole genome shotgun sequence, one region contains:
- the LOC131232359 gene encoding malonyl-coenzyme A:anthocyanin 3-O-glucoside-6''-O-malonyltransferase-like, whose amino-acid sequence MAPLHSIKQLQICRVSPPPGSVADTSLPLTFFDVIWLQLPPVQRLFFYQFPQNPNNTTTTTHFINTLLPRLKHSLSLSLRLFFPLAGNLTHSLETGDLEISYTDGDSVSLIIAKSDADFHRLVADYPRDVTEFHPLVPQLHVSDARKQPLLALQVTVFPNFGICIGITTHHGAADGSSSIHFMKSWASIYRSGEDSSIMPLPVHDRSLTAHLDGVKRVLLDQLAKIQLDRILETSSVKGRADPVRATFVMARADIEKLRRRVLAQRLEDSQKALPSSAYVLTCAYVWVCLVRARGDSDDARGKTVHFAFPTGYRAREDPPLPATYFGNCIAPRFVEANGSDFWSEDGVVPASEAIGREIPGLGSRVLEGAEGWIPRAFKWTGERVVTVAGSPKIRVYDTDFGWGKPKKVEIISIEGTGAISLAESRDEAGEIEVGLALPKCEMERFSSLFYEGLKVLA is encoded by the coding sequence atggcacCACTTCACAGTATCAAGCAGCTGCAGATTTGCAGAGTCTCTCCTCCGCCCGGCTCCGTCGCTGACACATCTCTCCCTCTCACTTTCTTCGACGTCATCTGGTTACAACTGCCTCCGGTCCAACGCCTCTTCTTCTACCAATTCCCACAAAACCCAAATAACACCACCACCACAACCCACTTCATAAATACTCTCCTTCCCAGACTCaaacactccctctctctctccctccgccTCTTCTTCCCTCTGGCCGGCAATCTGACCCACTCTCTCGAAACAGGCGATCTCGAGATCTCCTACACCGATGGCGACTCTGTCTCTCTAATCATTGCCAAGTCAGACGCTGATTTCCACCGACTCGTTGCAGACTACCCAAGAGACGTAACAGAATTCCATCCTCTCGTACCTCAGTTGCACGTTTCCGATGCTCGGAAACAACCCCTTCTGGCGTTGCAAGTCACCGTATTTCCCAACTTCGGCATTTGCATCGGAATCACCACACACCACGGCGCAGCTGATGGGAGCAGCTCCATCCATTTCATGAAATCCTGGGCGTCCATTTACCGGTCCGGCGAGGATTCCTCGATCATGCCTCTCCCGGTCCACGACCGGTCCTTGACTGCACATCTCGACGGGGTCAAGAGGGTTCTGTTAGACCAGCTGGCTAAGATCCAGCTCGACCGAATCCTCGAGACGTCCAGCGTCAAGGGTCGAGCCGACCCGGTCCGAGCCACGTTCGTGATGGCTCGAGCAGACATCGAGAAGCTGAGGCGACGCGTCTTAGCCCAACGTCTCGAAGACAGCCAGAAAGCGCTCCCTTCCTCGGCGTACGTGCTAACGTGCGCATACGTGTGGGTTTGCCTTGTGAGAGCACGTGGCGACAGTGACGACGCCAGGGGCAAAACCGTCCATTTCGCTTTCCCCACGGGCTATCGTGCTCGGGAGGATCCGCCACTACCCGCTACGTATTTCGGGAACTGCATCGCTCCGCGTTTCGTCGAAGCGAACGGCAGCGATTTTTGGAGCGAGGATGGGGTGGTGCCCGCTTCCGAGGCCATTGGGAGAGAGATTCCGGGGTTGGGTTCCAGGGTTTTGGAAGGCGCCGAGGGTTGGATTCCGAGAGCTTTCAAGTGGACAGGTGAGCGAGTCGTAACGGTTGCCGGATCGCCGAAGATTCGCGTCTACGACACGGATTTCGGATGGGGGAAACCAAAGAAGGTGGAAATCATTTCGATTGAAGGAACGGGCGCTATATCGCTTGCAGAGAGTCGAGATGAAGCAGGCGAGATCGAGGTCGGTTTGGCGCTGCCCAAATGCGAAATGGAGAGGTTCTCTTCTTTGTTTTACGAGGGTCTGAAAGTTCTTGCGTAA